A genomic stretch from Vibrio cortegadensis includes:
- a CDS encoding membrane dipeptidase: MYQQRIVIDGLQYCNWNREYFQTLKASGITAVHATMVYHENTRETLTRFAEWNLRFEQNSDLILPIHSMADVETAKQQGKVGVFLGAQNCSPIEDEIGLIEVMRKQGLLIMQLTYNNQSLLATGCYEQNDTGITRFGKQAIQEMNRVGMIVDMSHSAQRSTLEAIDLSSRPICISHANPTFAHEALRNKSNDVIKALTARGGLIGFSLYPFHLPNGSQCTLEDFCQMVATTADMVGVEHLGIGSDLCLNQPQAVLEWMRNGRWSKTMDYGEGSASNSGWPDSLPWFCGSAGMENIYNGLIRHGFSETEAGQVLGENWFNFLKHGLEPMSQGK, encoded by the coding sequence ATGTACCAGCAACGGATTGTTATAGACGGATTACAGTACTGCAATTGGAATCGCGAGTATTTCCAAACCCTAAAAGCCAGTGGCATTACTGCGGTTCATGCCACCATGGTGTATCACGAAAATACCCGTGAAACACTCACCCGCTTCGCTGAGTGGAACTTAAGGTTCGAGCAAAATTCCGATCTCATCCTGCCTATCCATTCAATGGCTGATGTAGAAACAGCAAAACAGCAAGGTAAAGTTGGCGTTTTTCTTGGGGCGCAAAACTGCTCTCCTATTGAAGACGAAATTGGCCTCATCGAAGTGATGCGTAAGCAAGGGTTGTTAATCATGCAGCTCACTTACAACAACCAAAGTTTATTAGCGACGGGTTGCTACGAACAGAATGACACTGGCATTACTCGCTTTGGGAAACAGGCTATACAAGAGATGAACCGAGTTGGGATGATTGTTGACATGTCTCACAGTGCTCAACGTTCAACTCTTGAGGCGATTGATCTCTCATCTCGCCCAATTTGTATCAGCCACGCCAACCCTACTTTTGCTCATGAAGCACTGCGTAACAAATCAAACGACGTAATTAAAGCACTGACAGCACGTGGCGGCCTTATTGGCTTCAGTTTATACCCATTCCATTTACCAAATGGCAGCCAGTGTACTTTAGAAGATTTTTGCCAAATGGTCGCGACAACCGCCGACATGGTTGGTGTTGAACATTTGGGTATCGGTAGCGACTTATGCCTGAACCAACCACAAGCCGTCCTTGAGTGGATGCGCAATGGGCGTTGGTCGAAAACAATGGATTATGGAGAAGGTTCAGCAAGTAATTCAGGCTGGCCAGACTCACTACCTTGGTTCTGCGGTAGCGCAGGAATGGAGAATATTTATAACGGATTAATACGTCACGGATTCAGTGAAACCGAGGCGGGACAAGTACTGGGTGAGAATTGGTTTAACTTCCTCAAACATGGGCTAGAGCCTATGTCACAAGGGAAATAG
- a CDS encoding aldehyde dehydrogenase family protein — protein MTQIQNLPTENALYIAGEWQSGVSTVANINPSDISENLGNFAQASEEQVQHAISAAKQAQPEWEKTPIERKQAVLQAIGDELIARCDELGTLLSREEGKPFAEGRGEIYRAGQFFQYFAAEVLRQIGDSADSVRPGVSVEVTREAVGVIAIISPWNFPTATAAWKIAPALAFGNSVIWKPANLTPASAVALTEIIHRQGIPAGTFNLVLGSGSKVGDALINSTEINGVSFTGSVDTGRKVAAATAPNFVRCQLEMGSKNALVIADDADIQTAVDATIAGSFSGAGQKCTASSRLVVMDAIHDQYVEALIKRMSELKVGHALEDGVFMGPVVDGNQLEANFGWIEKARQSGGELAFGGERLHLEHEGHYMSPTLFLNTKNSWEVNQEEVFAPMASVIRVSDLDEAIATTNDTRFGLTGGIITQSLRSSAMFKQQAQTGCVMVNLPTAGTDYHVPFGGRKESSFGPREQGQYAKEFYTVVKTAYQRPY, from the coding sequence ATGACTCAAATACAAAATCTACCAACAGAAAATGCTCTCTATATTGCTGGAGAATGGCAATCAGGGGTTAGCACCGTTGCGAATATCAACCCGTCTGATATTTCAGAAAACTTAGGCAATTTTGCTCAAGCAAGTGAAGAGCAAGTTCAACACGCGATTTCAGCCGCAAAACAAGCACAGCCTGAATGGGAAAAAACACCAATTGAACGTAAGCAAGCGGTACTACAAGCGATTGGCGATGAACTGATTGCCCGTTGTGATGAACTTGGCACCCTACTTTCTCGTGAAGAAGGAAAACCGTTTGCTGAGGGTCGTGGAGAGATTTACCGTGCAGGCCAATTCTTCCAATACTTTGCTGCGGAAGTGCTTCGTCAAATCGGGGACAGTGCCGATTCAGTAAGACCTGGCGTTTCAGTTGAAGTCACTCGCGAAGCCGTTGGCGTCATTGCCATCATCTCTCCTTGGAACTTCCCGACTGCGACTGCCGCTTGGAAGATCGCCCCTGCTCTCGCCTTTGGTAACAGCGTTATTTGGAAACCCGCTAATTTAACCCCTGCCAGTGCGGTCGCATTGACTGAGATTATCCATCGTCAAGGGATCCCAGCAGGTACGTTCAACCTTGTGCTAGGTAGCGGCTCTAAGGTTGGAGATGCACTCATCAACTCAACCGAGATTAATGGAGTCAGCTTCACAGGCTCTGTCGACACAGGCCGTAAAGTCGCCGCTGCAACTGCACCCAACTTTGTCCGTTGTCAGCTAGAGATGGGCAGTAAGAATGCGCTGGTTATTGCCGATGATGCCGACATTCAAACCGCTGTCGACGCAACAATTGCAGGCTCATTTTCAGGTGCAGGACAAAAATGTACGGCTTCTTCTCGCCTAGTGGTAATGGATGCTATTCACGATCAATACGTTGAAGCTCTCATCAAACGCATGAGCGAATTAAAAGTGGGTCACGCATTAGAAGATGGCGTCTTCATGGGGCCAGTTGTTGACGGTAATCAGTTAGAAGCAAACTTCGGTTGGATCGAAAAAGCACGTCAAAGCGGCGGAGAACTCGCATTTGGTGGCGAACGTTTACATCTAGAGCATGAGGGCCACTACATGTCTCCAACGCTGTTCCTGAATACCAAAAATAGCTGGGAAGTGAACCAAGAAGAGGTCTTCGCTCCAATGGCAAGTGTCATCCGCGTATCAGATCTCGACGAAGCTATTGCCACCACCAACGATACTCGATTCGGCTTAACTGGCGGCATTATCACTCAAAGCTTACGCAGTAGCGCTATGTTCAAACAACAAGCTCAAACCGGCTGTGTCATGGTTAACCTACCGACAGCAGGAACGGATTATCACGTCCCATTTGGCGGACGTAAAGAATCAAGCTTTGGACCTCGCGAACAAGGCCAATACGCAAAAGAGTTCTACACCGTGGTGAAAACCGCCTATCAACGCCCTTACTAA
- a CDS encoding RidA family protein, with product MSTQNKKHPVKTSLFASKAPLEWAVVNNGTLYTAQIPIDDTGAVVEGGIEAQTRQTFNNLIHTLECAGESLDSVLQVLIYVTDREYLQTVNRIYAEHFNAPYPNRAAIVVAGLAREEMLVEFVVYAAASQPE from the coding sequence GTGAGCACTCAAAATAAAAAGCACCCAGTTAAGACCTCTCTTTTTGCATCAAAAGCACCACTAGAATGGGCTGTAGTTAATAACGGCACACTTTATACCGCACAAATTCCTATCGACGATACAGGAGCGGTAGTGGAAGGAGGTATTGAAGCTCAAACCCGTCAAACCTTTAACAACCTTATTCACACATTGGAATGCGCAGGCGAATCATTAGATTCTGTTCTGCAAGTGCTGATTTACGTCACTGACCGTGAATACCTTCAAACCGTTAATCGTATTTATGCTGAGCATTTTAATGCCCCCTATCCAAACCGCGCTGCGATTGTCGTTGCAGGGTTAGCTCGTGAAGAAATGCTGGTTGAATTTGTCGTTTATGCCGCCGCTTCCCAACCAGAATAA
- a CDS encoding LysR family transcriptional regulator — translation MSIKLQQLKHFALVVEEGGFRAASKRANRSQAALSTSIKELEKILGQSLFESGNKSTLTPFGEICVPKITQFLNVYSALDNDLRAAAAGQQGRVRIASVPSVAAKLIPSVLGAFCEKYPNVEVSLVDDNAAGVEARLLSGEVDVALGNSSHLDDGAIDFTPLISDPIGVVCLRDNPIAAQSDGIEWHTLLKQPFIRNGTCTLLDPTPARALSEQALYSVENITSLFSVLELGIGVTTLPKLAFPTNETRLVWIPLIDPPLKRQIGIFRLADRTISPQAQAFHDLCLQYLNYTDDAELN, via the coding sequence ATGAGTATTAAGCTACAACAATTAAAACATTTTGCTTTAGTTGTCGAAGAAGGAGGGTTCCGCGCCGCTTCTAAACGTGCAAATCGATCTCAAGCAGCACTTTCGACCTCAATCAAAGAGCTTGAGAAAATTTTGGGGCAATCACTTTTTGAATCGGGCAATAAATCAACGTTGACGCCTTTTGGAGAAATATGCGTACCCAAAATCACCCAATTTTTGAATGTGTATAGCGCGTTAGATAATGATTTACGTGCCGCCGCAGCAGGGCAACAAGGGCGGGTTAGGATCGCCAGCGTGCCTTCGGTTGCAGCGAAACTGATTCCGAGTGTGCTTGGGGCTTTTTGTGAAAAGTATCCCAATGTGGAGGTGAGCCTTGTCGACGATAATGCGGCTGGAGTAGAAGCAAGGTTATTGTCAGGAGAGGTTGATGTCGCACTCGGCAATAGCTCTCATTTAGATGATGGTGCGATTGATTTCACACCTTTGATATCCGATCCCATTGGGGTGGTGTGTTTGAGAGATAACCCTATCGCTGCTCAAAGTGATGGAATTGAATGGCATACATTGTTGAAACAGCCGTTCATCCGCAATGGTACGTGCACGCTTCTTGACCCTACACCAGCTCGGGCGTTAAGTGAGCAAGCACTCTATTCCGTAGAAAATATTACCTCTCTGTTCTCTGTATTAGAGCTTGGAATTGGAGTAACGACCTTACCTAAATTGGCATTCCCTACCAATGAAACAAGGTTAGTGTGGATCCCATTAATTGATCCCCCACTTAAACGTCAAATTGGAATATTTCGATTGGCGGATCGAACCATCTCCCCCCAGGCTCAAGCTTTTCATGATCTATGTCTGCAATATTTAAATTATACGGATGATGCTGAACTCAATTAG
- a CDS encoding ABC transporter ATP-binding protein has protein sequence MNPLVSVLHVSKSYVSNSYISKNPVSKSNASKSSNNALHDVSFELHAGQVLGLLGHNGAGKSTLINALLGAHRYQGEISVNGCHPIDQHAKLMEHLAYISDVNVLPDWMSVAQLLKYTSGVHPSFDIKKAKATLTKTEIKPSSKIKSLSKGMKVQLHLAVVIATDTKVLILDEPTLGLDLLYRDTFYRHLLEWFHDGERTLIIASHEVSEIEHLLTDVLILKNGKAVLQDSMENVGENYFILDASNIHNDDIRKLKPLSSQAGLGSMKWLLKAEYKTQVANLGDIHTANLADLFIALQREEA, from the coding sequence ATGAATCCTTTAGTAAGTGTACTGCACGTTTCTAAAAGCTATGTTTCTAATAGCTATATTTCCAAGAACCCTGTATCTAAAAGCAATGCTTCTAAGAGCAGCAACAATGCACTGCACGATGTAAGCTTTGAACTGCATGCAGGACAAGTATTAGGCCTACTCGGTCACAATGGCGCAGGAAAATCGACATTAATTAATGCACTGCTTGGCGCTCACCGTTACCAAGGTGAGATCTCTGTTAATGGTTGCCATCCCATTGATCAACACGCAAAGCTTATGGAGCATCTTGCCTATATTTCTGATGTGAATGTACTGCCAGACTGGATGAGTGTGGCACAGCTACTCAAATATACATCAGGCGTACATCCAAGCTTTGATATTAAAAAAGCCAAAGCAACATTAACCAAAACAGAGATCAAACCCTCTAGCAAAATCAAAAGCCTATCAAAAGGGATGAAAGTTCAACTGCATCTCGCTGTTGTGATTGCAACCGACACCAAAGTGCTCATTCTCGACGAACCGACTCTTGGCCTTGACCTTCTCTACCGCGATACTTTTTACCGTCATTTGCTTGAATGGTTTCACGATGGTGAACGCACACTGATCATCGCGAGTCATGAAGTTTCTGAAATAGAACATCTGCTTACCGATGTTTTGATCCTAAAAAATGGGAAAGCCGTGCTGCAAGATAGTATGGAAAATGTCGGTGAGAACTACTTCATTCTCGACGCAAGCAACATCCACAATGATGATATTCGCAAACTGAAACCACTTTCGAGCCAAGCCGGATTAGGTTCAATGAAATGGTTACTGAAAGCAGAATACAAAACCCAAGTGGCTAATTTAGGCGATATTCATACTGCCAATTTAGCGGATTTATTTATTGCTCTGCAAAGAGAGGAAGCGTAA
- a CDS encoding GntR family transcriptional regulator: MTDWHDNQPIFRQLSERITEQILQGIWLEEQPLPSVRTVAADLKINHLTVMKGYQLLVDEGLVEKRRGQGMFVALGALKTLKERQKSDFFEQQIPTIAATLKQIDMPLDEFVQQLKQHMTGEK, translated from the coding sequence ATGACGGACTGGCATGATAATCAGCCAATCTTTCGTCAGTTAAGTGAAAGGATTACTGAGCAAATTCTGCAAGGTATTTGGTTAGAGGAACAACCGCTTCCATCAGTAAGAACCGTGGCGGCCGATTTAAAGATCAATCACTTAACCGTAATGAAAGGCTATCAACTCCTTGTCGATGAAGGGTTGGTCGAAAAAAGACGTGGGCAAGGGATGTTTGTCGCTTTGGGGGCATTAAAGACTTTAAAAGAGAGACAAAAATCAGATTTTTTTGAACAACAGATCCCGACGATTGCGGCAACGTTAAAACAAATTGATATGCCCTTAGATGAATTCGTACAACAGCTAAAACAGCACATGACAGGTGAAAAATGA
- a CDS encoding GNAT family N-acetyltransferase: MFSLKIDDELELALVQESFASHYSDIACSQKEYLSQWLAWPPHCQSEQDFRIFIQRSLHDYAEGKSMTCAVWYQDRLVGNTSFNSIDHDLQKVTIGYWLSQDEQGKGIMSRVVKKLISIAFDELDMQKIEISAAEGNKPSRALCERLGFKLEGIISRNENLNGRIVDHAIYGLSRDQQPSANY, translated from the coding sequence ATGTTTAGCCTAAAAATTGATGATGAATTAGAATTAGCACTCGTACAAGAATCCTTCGCTTCACACTATTCTGATATTGCTTGCAGCCAGAAAGAGTATTTATCTCAGTGGCTCGCTTGGCCTCCTCACTGCCAGAGTGAACAAGACTTTCGTATTTTCATTCAACGCTCTCTCCACGATTACGCTGAAGGAAAGTCCATGACTTGCGCGGTTTGGTATCAGGATCGGTTAGTCGGAAACACCAGCTTTAATAGTATTGACCATGACTTACAAAAAGTGACCATTGGTTACTGGTTGTCTCAAGATGAGCAAGGCAAGGGAATCATGAGTCGAGTGGTCAAAAAGCTAATTAGTATCGCTTTCGATGAGCTTGATATGCAAAAAATCGAGATTTCTGCTGCCGAAGGAAACAAACCGAGCCGAGCTCTGTGCGAACGTCTTGGCTTTAAGTTAGAAGGAATCATCAGCCGCAATGAAAACCTCAATGGTCGCATTGTTGATCACGCCATCTATGGGCTCAGCCGCGACCAACAACCTTCGGCTAACTACTAA
- a CDS encoding DUF2057 family protein: MNILKPISAALLIATSHFALADVTLNLPSDVTLLAVNMEKPQTSGSFFSSVTSATLEDGQNQIVFRFEPYFDKGNERNSVSSDVYIVTFDEANTKLDFVLPKYRTEREAEREIGNMEWSLIDEKGETISIKTDKLKKDGMQLGRNYVRESEDYNRAGGIASIGVVTTVVTLPKAKTETATKPVVVTQAEQPQIDSTAEEMLHFWYSKADADTQARFKDFINKK, from the coding sequence ATGAACATTCTTAAGCCTATCTCAGCTGCACTTCTTATCGCCACTAGCCATTTTGCACTAGCCGACGTAACCTTAAATCTTCCTTCTGACGTCACTCTCTTAGCCGTCAATATGGAAAAGCCACAAACCTCAGGAAGTTTCTTCTCTTCGGTGACCAGTGCAACTTTAGAAGATGGACAAAACCAGATCGTTTTCCGCTTTGAGCCCTATTTTGACAAAGGGAATGAACGCAATAGTGTGAGCAGCGATGTTTATATCGTCACTTTTGATGAAGCGAATACAAAATTAGACTTTGTCCTTCCAAAATACCGAACTGAACGTGAAGCAGAACGTGAAATCGGAAACATGGAGTGGTCGTTGATCGACGAGAAAGGCGAAACCATTTCAATTAAAACCGACAAGCTGAAAAAAGACGGCATGCAACTTGGTCGTAACTATGTTCGTGAATCAGAGGATTATAACCGTGCCGGAGGCATTGCTTCTATCGGTGTTGTCACCACTGTCGTGACGCTTCCAAAAGCAAAGACAGAAACCGCGACAAAACCAGTCGTTGTAACACAAGCGGAGCAACCACAAATTGACAGTACTGCTGAAGAAATGCTGCATTTTTGGTACAGCAAAGCTGATGCTGACACCCAAGCCCGCTTTAAAGATTTCATCAATAAGAAGTAA
- a CDS encoding sulfite exporter TauE/SafE family protein, producing MDLILSPTFFALILVFIFAAIVRGFSGFGFTLIALPLSALFVPVIKLVPVFMLIDCLGNIQLLPKVRRSVDWSWVAHVFIPCLVFTPVGLLLLTSVDQQTIILIISGFIFASAFMIQRGFQYSKKSRVAPLILGSLAGIMNGAASMSGPPIGTHALASPFSPIVARACLIAFFVLADSTAFISASVAGLVDWNTVILTLALLPSSMFGGAVGTKLFDKYGAAKFKPVTIGLLVVIASFSVLRVVFNS from the coding sequence ATGGATCTTATTCTCAGTCCCACTTTTTTTGCTTTAATCCTTGTTTTTATCTTTGCGGCGATTGTCCGCGGCTTCTCTGGCTTCGGTTTCACGCTTATCGCTCTGCCCTTGAGTGCTCTGTTTGTGCCTGTCATAAAACTGGTTCCGGTATTTATGCTTATCGACTGCCTAGGTAATATTCAACTGCTCCCGAAAGTCAGAAGGTCGGTGGATTGGTCTTGGGTCGCACACGTTTTTATTCCTTGCCTTGTGTTTACTCCGGTAGGGCTATTGCTGCTCACTTCGGTTGATCAGCAAACCATCATCCTAATCATCAGCGGTTTCATTTTTGCTTCTGCTTTCATGATCCAGCGCGGTTTTCAGTATTCGAAAAAGAGTCGAGTTGCTCCTCTCATTTTAGGCAGTTTAGCCGGAATCATGAATGGTGCGGCTTCCATGTCTGGCCCACCCATTGGCACTCACGCATTAGCCAGTCCATTCTCACCTATCGTGGCAAGAGCCTGTTTAATCGCTTTCTTTGTGCTAGCTGATTCGACTGCTTTTATCTCTGCGAGTGTCGCTGGCTTAGTCGATTGGAATACCGTAATTCTTACCCTTGCTCTATTACCAAGCAGCATGTTTGGCGGAGCCGTTGGAACGAAACTATTTGATAAATATGGCGCAGCAAAGTTCAAACCCGTCACTATTGGTTTATTGGTGGTCATTGCGAGTTTCAGCGTGTTACGGGTGGTGTTTAATTCTTAG
- the thiD gene encoding bifunctional hydroxymethylpyrimidine kinase/phosphomethylpyrimidine kinase, translating into MSHSHISSHSSSQILPDSTTPIVLTIAGSDSGGGAGIQADIKAMSATGSYSCSVITAITSQNTLGVSAIFPIPIDHIETQLDAVFTDLNVVAVKVGMLADSEIIKTVAAKIKQYRPQFVVVDPVMVATSGDLLLENSAISTLKAELLPLADVITPNLPEGAALIGSSIPTNENAMNLMIADLRQLGANSVLLKGGHLECDENSNDLLIFSDRVERLSAKRVDTHNTHGTGCTLSSAIASYLAQGNDLFSAVKLAKQYISLAIAHADELDIGQGHGPVHHFFDGHNDVR; encoded by the coding sequence ATGTCACATTCTCATATATCATCACATTCCTCTTCCCAAATATTACCTGATTCTACCACTCCGATTGTGTTGACTATTGCAGGCTCTGATAGCGGCGGTGGCGCGGGAATTCAAGCTGATATTAAAGCGATGTCGGCCACAGGCAGCTATTCCTGTTCGGTAATAACGGCCATTACTTCTCAAAATACACTCGGCGTTTCGGCCATTTTCCCCATTCCAATTGATCATATTGAAACTCAGTTAGATGCGGTTTTCACCGATTTAAATGTTGTCGCTGTTAAAGTCGGGATGCTGGCTGATTCTGAAATCATTAAAACCGTTGCCGCAAAGATTAAGCAGTATCGACCACAATTTGTCGTGGTTGACCCTGTAATGGTCGCGACCAGTGGAGACTTGCTGTTAGAGAACTCAGCGATCAGTACGCTAAAAGCAGAACTGCTTCCACTGGCTGATGTGATCACTCCAAACCTCCCAGAAGGTGCAGCTCTGATTGGTAGTTCTATTCCAACCAATGAAAATGCAATGAACTTGATGATTGCTGATCTGCGACAGTTGGGTGCGAACTCAGTACTGCTCAAAGGTGGTCATCTAGAGTGCGATGAGAATAGTAATGATTTGCTGATCTTTTCCGATCGCGTTGAGCGTTTGAGTGCAAAAAGAGTAGATACCCATAATACTCATGGCACGGGATGTACTTTATCATCGGCAATCGCTTCATATTTAGCACAAGGTAATGATCTATTCAGTGCGGTTAAGTTGGCTAAGCAATATATATCTTTAGCCATCGCTCATGCCGATGAGTTGGATATTGGCCAAGGACATGGTCCAGTTCACCACTTCTTTGATGGTCATAATGATGTCCGTTAA
- a CDS encoding ABC transporter ATP-binding protein encodes MMSVNMQDAPAQASLNRSVLSVEPGEWLDIISGYLRYQDTEQPIISGLNMRIPATLWTCILGRSGCGKSSLLRYLAGLLEGKAEWRGELNLCGNDKASQAIAIDGHIAYMAQQDLLMPWLSVLDNVLLSDKFGSSAFEHQQAKALDLLNRVGLAGKAQLLPQQLSGGMRQRVALARTLMQDKPIVLMDEPFSALDAVTRYRLQNLAYELLSDKTVVLITHDPQEAIRLAHQLYIIQGTPAFAQSLNIADILSVPDSEMPRKFDSNCAQLQQCIIDQLESDYE; translated from the coding sequence ATGATGTCCGTTAATATGCAGGACGCGCCAGCTCAAGCATCGCTTAATCGCTCGGTTCTCAGTGTTGAACCTGGGGAGTGGTTAGACATTATATCGGGCTATTTACGTTACCAAGATACTGAACAGCCCATTATTTCAGGGCTAAACATGCGCATTCCTGCAACGTTATGGACGTGTATTTTAGGGCGCAGCGGTTGTGGGAAAAGTTCTTTACTTCGCTACCTTGCGGGGCTGTTAGAAGGTAAAGCTGAGTGGCGCGGTGAACTTAACCTCTGCGGTAACGATAAAGCCTCTCAAGCTATCGCAATTGATGGTCATATTGCGTATATGGCTCAGCAAGATCTGCTGATGCCTTGGCTGTCGGTATTAGATAATGTGCTGCTGAGTGATAAATTTGGATCTTCAGCCTTTGAACATCAGCAAGCTAAAGCTCTAGATCTACTGAACCGAGTGGGATTAGCAGGCAAGGCTCAACTTCTGCCTCAGCAGCTATCGGGTGGTATGCGCCAGAGAGTTGCTTTAGCTCGAACTTTAATGCAAGACAAACCGATTGTGTTAATGGATGAACCTTTCTCGGCGTTGGATGCCGTCACTCGTTATCGATTGCAAAATCTTGCATATGAGCTGCTCTCCGATAAAACAGTGGTATTGATCACTCATGATCCACAAGAAGCGATTCGATTAGCGCATCAGTTATACATTATTCAAGGTACTCCTGCTTTTGCGCAATCATTGAACATTGCCGATATTTTGTCTGTTCCTGACTCTGAAATGCCAAGAAAGTTTGATTCCAATTGTGCTCAGTTACAGCAGTGCATTATCGATCAGTTGGAGAGTGATTATGAATAG
- a CDS encoding ABC transporter substrate-binding protein — MEIQEGKTVKKKTIMSAIALATTLLSVNVQADENVEVKPLTLMLDWFVNPNHGPIVIAKERGYFAQQGLKVEIQEPADPSTPPKLVAANKVDLAISYQPNLTIDVAAGLPLIRASTLIATPLNTLMVLDNNKIDDMSDLKGKKIGIAIAGNEEATIGTMLQTRGVSYKDVEIINVGWALSSSLAAGKVDAIWGGLRNFETNQLALEGYQSKAFFPEEHGVPTYDELVFVANANTYDKEVIKAFNKALEQATVYIVNHPQESWKQFVAYAPDTLNNELNKRAWNDTLNRFALRPSAVDLKRYDDYAQFMYSQNIIQSLPKAKDYVPTFE; from the coding sequence ATGGAAATACAAGAAGGAAAAACAGTGAAAAAGAAAACGATTATGAGTGCTATTGCACTTGCGACTACATTGCTTTCTGTGAACGTTCAAGCTGACGAGAACGTTGAAGTTAAGCCGCTGACATTGATGCTTGATTGGTTTGTGAATCCAAACCACGGCCCGATTGTGATTGCGAAAGAGCGAGGATATTTTGCACAGCAAGGCTTAAAAGTCGAGATACAGGAGCCTGCTGATCCAAGTACACCACCTAAGCTCGTTGCAGCTAATAAAGTGGATTTAGCTATTTCATATCAGCCTAATTTAACCATTGATGTCGCGGCGGGCTTGCCACTTATTCGCGCTTCAACCTTGATTGCCACGCCATTGAATACGCTGATGGTGCTCGACAATAACAAGATTGATGACATGTCTGATCTTAAAGGGAAGAAGATAGGAATCGCGATTGCGGGTAATGAAGAAGCGACGATTGGCACCATGCTGCAAACTCGTGGTGTGAGCTATAAAGATGTAGAGATCATCAACGTTGGGTGGGCATTATCTTCGTCATTAGCCGCAGGAAAAGTGGATGCGATTTGGGGCGGTTTACGCAACTTTGAAACCAATCAGTTGGCATTAGAGGGTTATCAATCGAAAGCGTTTTTCCCCGAAGAACATGGTGTGCCGACTTATGATGAATTGGTATTTGTCGCGAATGCAAACACTTACGATAAAGAAGTAATAAAAGCATTCAATAAAGCCTTAGAGCAAGCCACGGTTTATATCGTCAATCATCCTCAAGAGTCTTGGAAGCAGTTCGTCGCTTATGCGCCAGACACGCTCAATAATGAACTGAATAAGCGCGCGTGGAACGATACGTTAAACCGTTTTGCGCTGCGACCATCCGCTGTTGATTTGAAGCGTTACGACGATTATGCGCAGTTTATGTATTCGCAAAATATCATCCAATCTCTGCCTAAAGCGAAAGATTACGTACCCACTTTTGAGTAA